The DNA window CACGTGGACCTGACCCGCCTCCAGGTTCCGGCCTCGCGTGTCCTTCACGGTGCCCCTCAAGGTGAGTCCAGGCGTGACCTGGATCCGGACGCTGGTTGCCCCTTTCGGGACATGGCGCCGCGTGTTCGGCCAATCCGGATGCTCGACCTCCAGGTCGAAGGCCTCCGCGGGAGCGGTGCGCAGGTAGATGCTCCCGTCGGGGAGCACCCATCCGACACACAGCCTTTCGCCGTTGTAGGAATGATCGCCCGTCTCGCGGCAGAGCAGCTCCGCTCCCGAGAGACCTCGTCCGTCGGGTGTCTCGACCTTCCCTGTCAGGAGCCGGGTCTTCATGGCGCGGGCCTTCGAGGTGGCCTCGGGCACCTTCGGAGCGCGCTTCAACGTGAAACGCAGGGGGGCTTGCAGGGGGAGTTCGATGGAGCGCGTCTGGTCCTCGTAGCCCTTGCTCGACGCACGGATCCGCAGCGTGCCCGCCGGAAGGTGGGGGAGGGTGAACTTGCCCGGGGGAACCTGTCGCGAGAGCCAGAACGGCGGCCCCGGGTTCTTGTCGTCAGGGCTCGACTGGTCGACGAGCACATGCCCGCGGAGAGGCCTTCCTCGTGCGTCGGACAGGGACCCCTCCAGGGAGAAGGGCCTCGGTGGGTTGATGTCGAGCGTGGCCGACTGTCCGCCCACGTCGATCCGCTGCTTCAGGTACAGCTCCTCCTCGTCGCCGAGGCGCTCCAGGGTGAGGGTGTAGCGCCCCGCCACGACGTTCGTGAACGTGACCGAGGCCTGCTCGGCCGGACGGAGCTTCCTCCCGTACGGGCGCACCCCGGGTTGGTCCACAGGGCCTGCGAGGCGGACGAACTCGTGTTTCACGGCCGCCTCCTTGGGCGCCGTGATGCGGACGGTGACGTCCACGCCCGCCGGGAGGACCCAGCGGACCTCCTCGCCAGGAACGACGACCTCTCCGCTCAGGGTGTGATGTTCCCGGGCGTCCAGGAGGAAGGTGTACCGGCCGGGTTCGAGGTCGGTCACCGCGAAGCGACCCCTGTCATCCGTGCGGGTGGACATCGCGGGGGCACCCACGCAGGACATGGGATAGCCCGGTTGTCCGTAGCGTTTGAGGTGGACGCCGACGCGCGGTACCGGTCGCCCTTCGCTGTCGACGATGGCGCCGCGCAGGGACTCCGAGCGTCGGAGCGTCACCTCCAGCACCCCGCTGGCGGGCTCGTGGACGGTCCTCCATGGCAGATGCGCGGGGGCCTCGAGCGCGACAGCGACGGGGGAGAAGCCCGTCATCGGCAGCTCGAACCGGCCATCCGCCCCGGTGCGTGCCTCGTGGGTGTCACCGAAGGCGTTCACGCCATACACGCCGGCCTTCACCTGGACTCCCGCGAGAGGCGCGCCGTCGGCCCCTCGTACGAGTCCCTTCAACACGCGAGGGGGACCGAGCTCGACGACCACGTCCCGTTCGTCCTCGGTCACCACCGCGACGGACCGCTCCGCCACGTCTTCTCCCCGTGAGGCCGTCAGCGTCCACCACTCGCTGGCGAGCCCTCGGAACACGAAGTGGCCTCGGGCGTCCGTCCGCGCGGCGCGGCTTTGGTCCTCGTGGGTCGCCCGGACCTCGAGGTTCGCCACCGGGCCCGTGCTCGCCACGACCACGCCCTCGATGGTCCGGGTGTCGGAGCCCGAAGCCGGGCTCGCGGTGGCCACCGTGGCGAGAAGCCAGCACAGCACCCAGGAGACTCGGTTCCAGGACGAGAGGGGCATGGTGACCGGACACTCTACCCGGTGTGAGCCGACGGAAGCGGACAGCGCCCCGCTGGCGGGGTGCTCACGGCGGTTGACTTCCAGACGCTGGCCGCGATTAGAGGGACCGGCGCGTGCCGGGGCCCCCGACAATCCCGGCCCCGCGCGTCAAGCGAGGTGCGGTCGAGATGGGACAGCGACTGGGTGTCAACGTGGACCATGTGGCGACGCTGCGGCAGGCGCGGCGGACCACGTATCCGGATCCGGTGACGGCCGCCGCCATGGCGGAGCTGGCCGGCGCGCAGCAGATCACCATCCACCTGCGCGAGGACCGGCGTCACATCCAGGACCGTGACCTGCGAATCCTGCGGGAGACGGTGCAGACCCTGCTCAACCTGGAGATGGCCGCCACCGCGGAGATGGTGAAGATCGCCTACGAGCACAAGCCGGACGTCGTCACGCTGGTGCCCGAGCGCCGCGAGGAGCTCACCACCGAGGGTGGCCTGGAGGTCGCCGGCCAGCGCGAGCACGTCGCGAAGATCATCAAGAACCTCAAGGACGGGGAGATCGCCGTCTCGCTGTTCATCGACCCGGACCTGGACCAGGTGCGCGCGGCGCACAAGGTGAACGCGGACCGCATCGAGCTGCACACGGGCCGCTACTGCGAGGCGCGCAACGAGAAGGAGCGCGCGAGGGAGCTGGCGCGCATCGTCGACGCGGCCAAGGCCGGCACCAAGCTGGGCCTGGGCGTGGCCGCGGGCCACGGGCTCAACTACGACAACGTGCAGGCCATCGCCCGCATCTCGGAGATCGACGAGCTGAACATCGGCCACTCCATCGTCGCGCGCGCGGTGCTGGTGGGCTTCGACCGGGCGGTCCGGGAGATGCTCGACCTGATGCGCAACCCGGGGTAGCGCGCCATGGGCATCCTCGGGCTGGGCCTGGACATCTGCTCCATCTCGCGCATCCAGCGCATCATGGACGGGCCGCGCGCCGAGGCCTTCCTGAACCGCGTCTACACGGAGGCGGAGCGTGCCCTGTGTGGCCAGCGCCATGACGCCGCCAGCGCCTACGCCGCGCGCTTCGCCGCCAAGGAGGCGTTGGTGAAGGCGTTGGGCGCGCCCCCCGGCATCCGGTGGAAGGACATGGAGGTGCGGCGCGACGGTGGCGCGCCGTACTTCGCGTTGTCCGGCGTGGCGCGGGAGGTGATGGAGGCCCGAGGGCTGGAGGCCTTCCTCGCGCTGACCCATGACGCCGACGTGGCCGCCGCCACGGTGGTGCTCCAGAAGAAGGAGAGCTGACCCATGCTGCGAGTCCTCACCGCCGCCCAGATGCGTCAGGCCGAACAGGCCGCGGAGCAACGTCACGGCATGCCCTCGTCGCTGCTGATGGAGAACGCGGGGCGGGGGATGGCGGACGTGGCGCGAGGACTGGCGGGGCCCTCGGGACGCTTCGTCGTCCTGTGCGGTCCCGGCAACAACGGCGGGGATGGGCTCGTCGCGGCCCGCTTCCTCCAGGCGGCGGGCGCGATCGTCCACGTGGTGCTGGTGGGCGACAGCGCGAAGCTGACGCCCGAGGCGCGGCGCAACCTGGAGGCGCTGAAGGGCTTCGGGGTCGTGCCCCGGTCCCTGGAGGCGGTGGGCGAGCCGGGCACGGGCGACGTGGTGGTGGACGCGCTGTTCGGCACGGGGTTGAGCCGGGCGCCGGCGGGGGCCTTCGCGGAGGCCATCTCCGCCCTCCTCCGCTGGCGTGGCGCGGGGGCGAAGGTGGTGGCGGCGGACGTGCCGTCCGGCCTCCAGAGCGACACCGGTCAGGCCTTCGCGCCGTGCGCGCAAGCGGACGTCACCGTGGCGTTCGGCTTCCTCAAGCCGGGGCAGGTGCTGGAGCCCGGGGCCTCGCTCTGCGGGCACGTGCGGCGGGTGGATATCGGCATGGGGGGCGCGGCGTCGCGCGAGGTGACGGGCCCGTCGCTGCTGCGCGTGGAGGAGTCCGACGCGCGCGGCGCGCTGCCCGTGCGCAAGGCGGACACGCACAAGGGCACCTACGGACACGTGCTCGTCGTGGCCGGCAGCCGGGGCAAGACGGGCGCCGCGGCGCTGGTGTCGAAGGCGGCGCTGCGCTCCGGCGCGGGCCTGGTCACCGTGGCCACGCGCTCGGATGTCCTGGACGCCGTGCAGGCGCACTCGGCGGAGATCATGGGCATCCCCCTGGAGGCGGCCGGGCCGCTCGGGCTGGGAGACCTGGAGGCGCTGCTGGCCGCCGCCGAGGGCAAGGACGCGCTCGTCATGGGACCGGGAATCCCGCGCGGCCCGGGGACGGGGGCGCTCATCGGTGAGCTCGTCTCGCGATTGGAGATGCCGGTCGTGCTGGACGCGGACGCGCTCAACGCCGTGGCGGAGGACCTGTCCGTGCTGCGGCGGGCGAAGGGGCCCATCGTCCTGACGCCGCATCCGGGGGAGATGTCCCGACTGGTGGGCAGGTCGACCCGGGAGGTCCAGTCCCATCGCCTGGAGGTCGTGGGTCGACTCGCGACGGGGCTCGGCGTGACGGTGGTGCTCAAGGGCGACCGGACGCTGACGGCGGCCCCGGATGGCCGGGTGTTCGTCAACACCACGGGCAATCCCGGCATGGCGACGGGGGGCTCCGGGGACGTGCTGTCCGGCGTGGTGGGGGCGCTGCTCGCGCAGGCGCTGCCGCTGCCGGACGCGGCCTGGGCGGGCGTGTACGCGCACGGGCTCGCGGGAGACCTGGCCGCCGCGCGGCGGGGACAGCTGGGGCTGGTGGCGGGAGACTTGATCGAACAGGGCCTCTGCGAGGTCTGGGTGAGGTGGGGGCGATGAGCGCCGTGGAGGTCGTGACGCGGACCGTGCAACTGGAGTCTCCCGACGAGACACACCGGTTGGGGGTGCGCCTGGGCGGCTTGCTGGAGTCGGGTGACTTCGTGGGCCTCGTCGGCGACCTGGGCGCGGGCAAGACGCACCTGGTGCGGGGCGTGGCCGAGGGCGCGCGCGTCCCGCGGTCGGAGGTGGCCAGCCCCACGTTCGCCATCGTGTATCCCTATTCGGGGCGGATCCCGCTGTACCACGCCGACCTGTACCGGCTGACGGGCTACGACGACCTCTACGCCACCGGCTTCATGGACCTGGTGGGAGGGGAGGGCGCGGTGCTGGTGGAGTGGCTGGACCGCGTCCCGGAGGCCGCGCCTCGGGAGTACCTGCGCGTGACGCTCAGCCACGCGGGGGGCGAGGCCCGTCGGCTCGTCGCGGAGGCGTTCGGAGCGCGTCCCAGCGCGCTCCTGGCGGCGTGGCTTCCATAGTCTCCGTCATGCCGTCGTGCTACGGGTGAGCCGTCGAGGTCATCTCGGCTTCTGGCTTCTGGAGCGCGTGGAGAAGCTCCAGCGCAAGCTCGCGCCTCACCTCCGGGAGCTCCAGCCGCCCCCGGTTCGTTGAAAGGCGCCTGCGTCAGGCCGCGTGGCGCGGCGACCCAGGCGTGTACGGCGGCAGGCGGTTGGAGAGCTCCGGCACGCGCCAGCGATGGAAGACGAGGCCGGCGTCCACGCCGATGACGTCCTCCTCCTCCACGGCGACCCACGACGGGCTGCCGCACAGCGACTCGCTGGCGACCATGAGCTGCTCGAGCCGCGTGCCCACCTGGGGCAGCACGCCGGGCGTGGCGCGGGGGCAACCCGCGGACACGAAGAGGGTGCGGTTGCGCCGCGAGGCCACCATCACCTCGCCATCCGTGACGAGGAAGTTCATCGCCGAGCGCGGCTTGTTCGACTCACCCACGTCGGTGATGGCGGAGACCAGGCTCATCGTCTCGGCGAGCGCCCGGGCGACGCCCTCCACGGGCGCCGGGCCGCCAATCGGGTGCACGGCCGCCAGCCGGGTGAGGAAGACGTAGAAGCAGCGCTCGCTGTCGGTGGTGCCGCGGATGCCCGCGCGCAGCGTGGGACAGATGAGCGCTTCGATGGCCGGGCGGTGCTGCGCGAAGTCGCGGATGGTGCCGTTGTGCACGAAGGACCAGCGACCGTGCAGGAACGGGTGCGAGTTGCGCAGCTCCACCGCGCCCACCGAGGCCAGGCGGATGTGCGCCACCACCGTGTGAGACGACACCCGGCTGCTGACCCGCTCGAAGTCAGGGTCGCTGTGCGCGGGGCCCACACCATGGGCCACGACAGGCGCGGCTTCCACTCCATAGGCCGCGATTCCCCACCCATCCTTGTGCTCGCGCGACTGGATGAGCAGCGAGTTCTTCTCCGTCACCAACGAAGGATGGACCGCGGAGGGAATCGACGAACGAAATCCAAATAGTCGGCACATGGCTGCAATGGGTACTTATAACGGCCGGCCCCGACGGGAAGTTCTCCCTCCCTCCCGTGCGACGTGCGTGTTGCCAGGCGACGTCGCCTCACCCGCAGGAATCCAGCTCCTGCCGAGCCACGACACGCCCGGCTTTCACCACCGTGCGCGCGTGCCCGATTCCGAGATGGTAGGGCAGATGCCGGTAGGACGCACAACTGAACGACACGAGGTCGCCCGGGTCACCGACTGCCAGCCTGCCTTGTCGTTGCAGTCCCAATGACAAGGCGGCGCCGCGGGTCGCCGCCCAGTACGCCTCCGCCGCACTCAGACCGTTCTCCAGACACGCCAGGCCCAGCACCAAGGCCACGTTTTCACTCATGGCCGAGCCTGGATTGACGTTGGAGCCCAAAGCGATGTTGAGGCCCGCATCGCGGATGCGGCGGCCCGGGGCGTAGGGGCGCATGCGCAGGAAGAGGGTGGAGGTGGGGACGAGGACGGCGGTGACGTTGGCGGCGGCGAGGGCTCGCAGGCCGGCGTCGGTGACCTGCTCCAGGTGGTCGGCGGTGGCGGCGCCCAGTTCGGCGGCGAGCTCCGAGGCGCCGAGGGCGGTGAGCTGGTCGGCGTGCAGGCGCGGCACCAGGCCCAGCGCGCGCGCGGCGGTGAGGATGCGGCGGCCCTCGTCGACGGTGAAGGCGCTGTCCTCGACGAAGACGTCGCAGAAGCGCGCCAGGCCCTCGCGCGCCACGGCGGGGAGGATTTCGTCGATGCACAGCCGCACGTAGTCCTCGCGGCGGCCCTTGTATTCCTCCGGCACCGCGTGGGCGCACAGGAGCGTGGGCACCAGCTCCACGGGGGTGAGCGCGCCCAGCCGCCGCACCACGCGCAGCATCTTCAGCTCGTTCTCCACGTCGAGCCCGTAGCCGCTCTTCACCTCGGCCACCGTCACGCCGTGCGACAGCAGCCGTCGCAGGCGGGGCAGCGCGAGCTGGATGAGCTCGTCCTCGCTGGCGGCCCGCGTGGCGCGCACGGTGCCGACGATGCCGCCGCCCGCCTTGGCGATCTCCAGGTACGTGGCGCCCTGGTTGCGCAGGTCGAACTCCGCGGAGCGCTCGCCGGCGAAAACCAGGTGCGTGTGCGGGTCCACGAAGCCCGGGCCCACGAAGCCGCCCTGGGCGTCCAGCACGGTGGTGCCCGCGCCCACGGCGCCCGCC is part of the Myxococcus stipitatus genome and encodes:
- the tsaE gene encoding tRNA (adenosine(37)-N6)-threonylcarbamoyltransferase complex ATPase subunit type 1 TsaE; amino-acid sequence: MSAVEVVTRTVQLESPDETHRLGVRLGGLLESGDFVGLVGDLGAGKTHLVRGVAEGARVPRSEVASPTFAIVYPYSGRIPLYHADLYRLTGYDDLYATGFMDLVGGEGAVLVEWLDRVPEAAPREYLRVTLSHAGGEARRLVAEAFGARPSALLAAWLP
- a CDS encoding pyridoxine 5'-phosphate synthase, with amino-acid sequence MGQRLGVNVDHVATLRQARRTTYPDPVTAAAMAELAGAQQITIHLREDRRHIQDRDLRILRETVQTLLNLEMAATAEMVKIAYEHKPDVVTLVPERREELTTEGGLEVAGQREHVAKIIKNLKDGEIAVSLFIDPDLDQVRAAHKVNADRIELHTGRYCEARNEKERARELARIVDAAKAGTKLGLGVAAGHGLNYDNVQAIARISEIDELNIGHSIVARAVLVGFDRAVREMLDLMRNPG
- the acpS gene encoding holo-ACP synthase; this translates as MGILGLGLDICSISRIQRIMDGPRAEAFLNRVYTEAERALCGQRHDAASAYAARFAAKEALVKALGAPPGIRWKDMEVRRDGGAPYFALSGVAREVMEARGLEAFLALTHDADVAAATVVLQKKES
- a CDS encoding NAD(P)H-hydrate dehydratase, which produces MLRVLTAAQMRQAEQAAEQRHGMPSSLLMENAGRGMADVARGLAGPSGRFVVLCGPGNNGGDGLVAARFLQAAGAIVHVVLVGDSAKLTPEARRNLEALKGFGVVPRSLEAVGEPGTGDVVVDALFGTGLSRAPAGAFAEAISALLRWRGAGAKVVAADVPSGLQSDTGQAFAPCAQADVTVAFGFLKPGQVLEPGASLCGHVRRVDIGMGGAASREVTGPSLLRVEESDARGALPVRKADTHKGTYGHVLVVAGSRGKTGAAALVSKAALRSGAGLVTVATRSDVLDAVQAHSAEIMGIPLEAAGPLGLGDLEALLAAAEGKDALVMGPGIPRGPGTGALIGELVSRLEMPVVLDADALNAVAEDLSVLRRAKGPIVLTPHPGEMSRLVGRSTREVQSHRLEVVGRLATGLGVTVVLKGDRTLTAAPDGRVFVNTTGNPGMATGGSGDVLSGVVGALLAQALPLPDAAWAGVYAHGLAGDLAAARRGQLGLVAGDLIEQGLCEVWVRWGR
- the hutI gene encoding imidazolonepropionase; this translates as MEALELLVRNTSEVLTLEGTHRERAEDALTPRPGACVGVRDGVIAFVGPEAQLPAGAVGAGTTVLDAQGGFVGPGFVDPHTHLVFAGERSAEFDLRNQGATYLEIAKAGGGIVGTVRATRAASEDELIQLALPRLRRLLSHGVTVAEVKSGYGLDVENELKMLRVVRRLGALTPVELVPTLLCAHAVPEEYKGRREDYVRLCIDEILPAVAREGLARFCDVFVEDSAFTVDEGRRILTAARALGLVPRLHADQLTALGASELAAELGAATADHLEQVTDAGLRALAAANVTAVLVPTSTLFLRMRPYAPGRRIRDAGLNIALGSNVNPGSAMSENVALVLGLACLENGLSAAEAYWAATRGAALSLGLQRQGRLAVGDPGDLVSFSCASYRHLPYHLGIGHARTVVKAGRVVARQELDSCG
- a CDS encoding carboxypeptidase regulatory-like domain-containing protein, which translates into the protein MPLSSWNRVSWVLCWLLATVATASPASGSDTRTIEGVVVASTGPVANLEVRATHEDQSRAARTDARGHFVFRGLASEWWTLTASRGEDVAERSVAVVTEDERDVVVELGPPRVLKGLVRGADGAPLAGVQVKAGVYGVNAFGDTHEARTGADGRFELPMTGFSPVAVALEAPAHLPWRTVHEPASGVLEVTLRRSESLRGAIVDSEGRPVPRVGVHLKRYGQPGYPMSCVGAPAMSTRTDDRGRFAVTDLEPGRYTFLLDAREHHTLSGEVVVPGEEVRWVLPAGVDVTVRITAPKEAAVKHEFVRLAGPVDQPGVRPYGRKLRPAEQASVTFTNVVAGRYTLTLERLGDEEELYLKQRIDVGGQSATLDINPPRPFSLEGSLSDARGRPLRGHVLVDQSSPDDKNPGPPFWLSRQVPPGKFTLPHLPAGTLRIRASSKGYEDQTRSIELPLQAPLRFTLKRAPKVPEATSKARAMKTRLLTGKVETPDGRGLSGAELLCRETGDHSYNGERLCVGWVLPDGSIYLRTAPAEAFDLEVEHPDWPNTRRHVPKGATSVRIQVTPGLTLRGTVKDTRGRNLEAGQVHVEMNGAWHVGPIHPDGTYVLQVPPGQGTIKLFNTRSEAQPFSGTGGQSVQQDLVALELY
- a CDS encoding class II glutamine amidotransferase, translated to MCRLFGFRSSIPSAVHPSLVTEKNSLLIQSREHKDGWGIAAYGVEAAPVVAHGVGPAHSDPDFERVSSRVSSHTVVAHIRLASVGAVELRNSHPFLHGRWSFVHNGTIRDFAQHRPAIEALICPTLRAGIRGTTDSERCFYVFLTRLAAVHPIGGPAPVEGVARALAETMSLVSAITDVGESNKPRSAMNFLVTDGEVMVASRRNRTLFVSAGCPRATPGVLPQVGTRLEQLMVASESLCGSPSWVAVEEEDVIGVDAGLVFHRWRVPELSNRLPPYTPGSPRHAA